The Mastacembelus armatus chromosome 9, fMasArm1.2, whole genome shotgun sequence genome contains a region encoding:
- the sfrp1a gene encoding secreted frizzled-related protein 1a gives MRSTSVLFWRMIRLTVTVALLSLCRATEYEYLSMSWKPDMYNGGRSYVKPPQCMEIPDDLRLCHSVGYDNMMLPNLLEHETIAEVKQQASSWVPLVHKNCHPATQVFLCALFAPVCLERPILPCRWMCEAVRDGCTPIMEAFGFPWPEMFTCDKFPQDDVCIAISQPNATEATKPTGHSPICPPCDNEMKTDTIVEHMCASEFALKTKIKEVTQENADRKVILQKRKKLLKQGTLKKKDLKKLVLYLKNGADCPCQQLDNLGNQYLIMGRKVDKQYLLTGIHKWDKSSKEFKNTIKKLKTYKCPAFENVFK, from the exons atgaggtCCACCTCTGTGTTGTTCTGGAGGATGATCCGGTTGACCGTGACAGTGGCGCTCCTGTCGCTGTGCAGAGCGACCGAGTACGAGTACTTGAGCATGAGCTGGAAGCCGGACATGTACAACGGCGGACGAAGCTATGTCAAGCCTCCCCAGTGCATGGAGATCCCGGACGACCTGCGGCTCTGTCACTCAGTGGGCTACGACAATATGATGCTGCCCAACCTGCTGGAGCACGAGACCATAGCCGAGGTGAAGCAACAGGCCAGCAGCTGGGTGCCCCTGGTGCACAAGAATTGCCATCCAGCCACGCAGGTCTTTCTCTGTGCGCTCTTTGCGCCCGTGTGCCTGGAGCGACCCATCCTCCCGTGCCGCTGGATGTGCGAGGCCGTGCGGGACGGCTGCACCCCTATCATGGAGGCATTCGGCTTCCCATGGCCGGAAATGTTCACCTGTGACAAGTTTCCACAAGACGATGTGTGCATCGCCATAAGCCAGCCCAATGCGACCGAAGCCACCAAACCGACAG GGCACTCTCCCATCTGCCCTCCATGTGACAacgaaatgaaaacagacaccaTAGTGGAGCACATGTGTGCCAGCGAGTTCG CATTGAAGACCAAGATCAAGGAGGTGACGCAAGAAAATGCAGACCGCAAAGTCATCCTCCAGAAGAGAAAGAAACTGTTGAAACAAGGGACCCTGAAGAAGAAGGACTTGAAGAAGCTGGTGTTGTACTTGAAGAATGGCGCAGACTGCCCCTGCCAGCAGCTGGACAATCTGGGAAACCAATATCTAATCATGGGCCGCAAGGTGGATAAGCAGTATCTCCTCACAGGCATCCACAAGTGGGACAAGTCCAGCAAAGAGTTCAAAAACACCATCAAGAAACTCAAGACCTACAAATGTCCTGCCTTTGAGAATGTCTTCAAATAA